The Aedes aegypti strain LVP_AGWG chromosome 3, AaegL5.0 Primary Assembly, whole genome shotgun sequence genome contains a region encoding:
- the LOC5570149 gene encoding alpha-tocopherol transfer protein: protein MTVKFNEKNHPYVDLGDGLTICLNRAAYFDDVELRENAELSEETARALVEFRRLTEANRNLNVAVDQNNWAVMLYLRCYNNDVKRSFALMDYGYRLLHRITDYTIPFAQVKHVFEEGLIRYLPNCDEDGAVVFIVEMSRRWNPSKISLQEFIAAIRVGGLALMLNPDAQRNGCKVLFDVDGLSMSHVSHFTPRSSNFLFDLIEKCTPIVTKGMHTVNNGMMYNVLFAILKPFMSKELRSKTYMHGKNWSSLAKHISPKCLPPQYGGTMELPDSYRPALAKLLQHYEGYFKEYNSYGYTGHPDGK from the exons ATGACGGTCAAGTTCAATGAGAAAAATCATCCCTACGTGGACCTGGGAGATGGTCTCACGATATGCTTGAATAGAGCTGCTTACTTCGACGATGTAGAGCTACGAGAGAATGCAGAGTTATCGGAGGAGACGGCGAGGGCCTTGGTCGAATTTCGTCGGCTTACGGAGGCCAACCGGAACTTGAATGTCGCGGTTGATCAGAACAACTGGGCCGTGATGCTGTACCTGCGATGTTACAACAATGATGTGAAAAGGTCGTTCGCCTTGATGGATTACGGTTACCGGTTGCTGCATAGGATAACGGACTATACCATACCCTTCGCCCAGGTCAAACACGTCTTCGAGGAAGGTCTCATACGATATCTGCCGAATTGCGATGAAGATGGAGCAGTCGTGTTCATCGTGGAAATGAGTC GTCGATGGAATCCATCAAAGATATCCTTACAGGAGTTTATCGCAGCTATTCGTGTCGGTGGTCTGGCTCTGATGCTCAACCCGGATGCCCAACGCAACGGTTGCAAAGTTTTATTCGACGTGGACGGCCTATCGATGAGCCACGTTTCGCACTTTACGCCTCGAAGCTCCAACTTCCTGTTCGATTTGATCGAGAAGTGCACCCCAATTGTGACCAAGGGCATGCACACCGTCAACAACGGTATGATGTACAATGTGCTGTTCGCGATACTGAAGCCATTCATGAGCAAAGAACTGCGCTCGAAGACttatatgcacggtaaaaactGGAGCTCCCTGGCAAAGCACATCAGTCCGAAGTGCCTACCGCCGCAGTATGGCGGAACGATGGAACTGCCTGATAGTTACCGGCCTGCACTGGCGAAGCTACTTCAACATTATGAGGGCTATTTCAAAG aatacaaTTCATATGGATACACAGGGCACCCGGATGGCAAATAA